The region tgactcgatggacctgagtctgagtgaactctgggagttggtgatggacagggaggccggacagggaggcctgacgtgctgcgattcacggggtcgcaaagagtcggacaggactgagcgactgaactgaactgaactgaactgaatgcaagaTCTTGACCCTTCCCTTTCCAGGGTTTCAAGACCTAATGAAATAACTTCATTTCAATTAAGCTAAAATTTCATGCATTGCTTTAGTTCAAATTAACTcagggaatttaaaaaacaaaactgctttgGTTTCCTGCTGAGTAAAAAATTTTGCATCTAGTTGTGAAGGGAGGAGTGGCAAAGGAGTAGTTTTAGGATTATTGTTTGATTCTAGACACTGCTTTCAGGCACTGCTACAGAATCACACTGAGATGGGAACGCTTGGAATTTAGTTACACTCCCACAGTCGACCGAATTTTTCTGCTAAGAGGTAGGCAAGAGCATCTGACAATCAGAAAACTTTCACAGATTTGTCCAAGGTCCTACAGAGTGAGTGATGCACCTGACAGAGCACATATCCCAAGGTACTCGCAACTGtttgattccttttttaaattctgaGTTTGAAAACTCAGACCTACCATTACTTGCTCTGTGAACGGGTTAATCGCTACACAAGTCTcggtttcttatctgtaaaatgggtctaaTATGCCACATGAGGCTGCTTTGAGAAATACAAATTTAACAGACCCTGAGTTCACTGTTAGTTTCGTACGgggttttcttttccaatctagaaaGAGAGCTGCTTCCTCGCGCAGCGTCAGCGTCTTGAagtgccccacccccgccccatatCCATCTCCCACACCACCCACCCCTTCCTTGAATTCGTGTGTCTGAACACAGTTCTAGTCCAGACTCTTCCGCGTTGTGACACGAGGTCACGCAATTCCAGTTCTCAGGGTCTCGATCGCTGCCCGGGACACAGGTACGGTCGGCCCCGACCTCATCAACATGGCTGCTGGAAGTGGCTTGTAGGAAGAAGAAAGGTGCGGCACTGCAGGATCACTTCCGCTTCCGTTGGTGCAAAAGCTTTCACTTCTCGTGCTACCGTGACTAAGATGGAAGCACTGCTGGAGTCGCGGTCCGGACTTTGGGCCGGGGGTCCGGTCCCCGGGCAGTTTTACCGCATTCCGTccactccaggttcctctgtggaCCCGGCGTCCGCGCTGTACGGGGCTCCGATTACGCGCACCCAGTAAGCTCTTGGCGCCTTAGCCTGCGCAGGGGGAGGGACAGTGGGGCCTGGTGCCTCCCGCCGGTTCTGGGAGCCGGGGAAGTCGAGGCGAAGACCCGGGGCGCGCGACAGCGGGGGAGCTCAGGGAGGAAGGTCTCGGAGAATGAAAGGAGCCGTGGAAAGTCAGAAACGGAGCCCGCAGCTCCGGAAGCCGGCTCGTGCTTTTCGCCGCGCCGCCCCTCAGCAGACCTCCCTCTCTCTCTAGGAACCCCATGGTGACCGGGACCTCTGTCCTGGGGCTCAAGTTTGAGGGCGGAGTGGTGATCGCAGCAGACATGCTGGGCTCCTATGGCTCCTTGGCTCGTTTCCGCAACATCTCTCGCATTATGCGAGTCAACAACAGCACCATGCTGGGTGCTTCCGGAGACTATGCTGATTTCCAGTATTTGAAGCAGGTTCTCGGGCAAATGGTGTAAGTCATCTAGAGAGTAGAAGTAGTTGCCAAGTGGGGAGGGGAACCCACAGTTTTTTAATCCCTTCAAAAATTTCTGCGGGTAGAGAACAGGGAGACTTGCTGGGGGTGAAAGATGTGAGAAGTTTTGCAAATAGTTTATTTCAGTGGGTTTAAATGGGGAAGATTGTGGTAACGTCTTTTCGGGGTGGATGGAAATCCTGACTTCTGTTCTTTTATAAGGATTGATGAGGAGCTGTTGGGAGACGGACACAGCTATAGTCCTAAAGCTATTCATTCATGGCTGACCAGGGCCATGTACAGTCGCCGCTCCAAGATGAACCCCCTGTGGAACACCATGGTCATTGGAGGTTATGCTGATGGAGACAGGTTGATTTTAATACAAATAACTTAATTTCCTTGACCACCCAACCTCTAGTGCCTGTTTAGTGTCTGTCTCTCCCCCCTGAGTGAATCCCACTTCTGCCTCAGACCCTATAGTCCCATTCTTCAGCTAAGATACAGAAACCTAAGATGACCTATTGTGTCTTTTTAGCTTCCTGGGTTATGTGGACATGCTTGGTGTGGCCTATGAAGCCCCTTCGCTGGCCACTGGTTACGGTGCATACTTGGCTCAGGTAAGTAGTCAGTTGAGGGGTAGAAGACAGAAGGTAAGATTAGTGGCTGTCTGTTTTACCCTTTAAATTCGGGCATGAGAAACAGACTATGTTCCCTACTGCTGGGTTTATTTTTGGTCTAGAGGCTGTAATGACAAGGTGGGGTATGTCTTGGAGTGAGTCAGTATATGTATGCAAAGTGAGGACACCCATGAATTTCCCCTTCAAGTGGGTCTTAGCACAAGTAAGCAGAATTCATTCTGCTGAGGCAGTAAGTAGAATGTCAGCTTTTCACTTATGATTCTCTTTACATCATGGATTTGCAACAGATCATCTGGTATTCAGCCCATGGTATCTCCTGTTTTTTCCTCCCATCTCCTTAGCCTCTGCTGCGAGAAGTTCTGGAGAAGCAGCCAGTGCTGAGCCAGATGGAGGCCCGAGAACTAGTGGAACGCTGCATGCGAGTGCTGTACTATCGAGATGCCCGTTCTTATAACCGGGTGAGAAGTGTGAATAGTAAATGGGGATCTAATTGGCAGGCTGTGCAACTCCTGAGTCTCTATATGTTGAAGAACAGGCCATTTCTGTGTCTATTTTTCACATTTCAGAAAAACCCTCCATTTGACCTTTGACCAGGCCTGAGGCGTCTTTGATGACAGGGTTGGTATTTTCATTGAgagctctgctttttttttcagtttcaaattGCCACTGTAACTGAAAAAGGTGTTGAAATAGAGGGACCCCTGTCTGCGGAGACCAACTGGGATATTGCCCACATGATCAGGTGACTGACATTAAAATTACAGTGGAATAATAGTTGGGAGATCCTGGTTGTAGTAAGGTTGGTTTTTCTGGAGGTCTCAACCAAAAATTCTCTGGGTGGCAAGGGTTTGGGTTGAAGATAGAGCTACTTTTGGGAATTGATTTCTCACTCTATGGCTTCATGAttttatcatctctttttttaGTGGCTTTGAATGAAATACAGATGTGTCATCCAGAACTGAAGTTGTACCCTTCTTCTAACTTTGAACTTGGTTGGTTCAAAGGTACTattctttttgtaaaataaataaatcctttgAAATGCTGGCTGAGTGGTTGTATCATTTGACTAAGTCACACCAAGAATGAAACTGCTAAGTACTGCTATATGCCATCTCCCTGCATAGTCAGAGAACTCTGGTTCTTGTAGCACATATAGACTTCTCTGCATAATACAGAAGCTCCACTACTGTCTTCATTTGGGTCTCTACTGAAGGCTGCTTTCTGTAAAAGTCAGACTTGATCTTTGTGTGATAATTAGCTTTtgtgtttaacatttttcttcaaCATTCTCACCCATGCACTAGACTCTGAAATAGACTTTCTGGTTAATGTTGACTGCATATGGAATTTGTTAAAACATCATTTCAAAGATGGAAATGTAACATCTAGTCGACCTGTAGATTACTCCCAAACCTGAAGTAATAGCCTTAATCCTGCACCCATCCAACGTCCTCACCCTTCATGGGGAAACCTAATTTTGACATATAACCTAAATGTTTATTTCCAAATCTACTACTGATTTCTAGCACTGtaagatcagagaaggcaatggcaccccactccagtactcttgcctggaaaatcccatggacagaggagcctggtaggctgcagtccatggggtcactaagagtcagacacgactgagtgacttcactttcatgcattggagaaggaaatggcaacccactccagtgttcttgcctggagaatcccagggatgtgggagcctggtgggcgcggtctatggggtcacggagtcggacacgactgaagtgacttagcagcagcactgtaAGACCTCTTAGAATATTGTGTTCACTTAGAAGTCCTGTAGTTGTGAGTCAAATCAGTTGGGAGTTATTAGCCAGTTCTTTTGCCAGGATGGTgttaaacttgaattttaaaaaacatcctGGGTAATACTGATGGTGTAGTATCTTTTCTAAACCTCTTTTTGAGAAACTAGTATAGGCAGGAAACCCCAAAACTactacaggcataccttgttttTATGCTTTGCAGATACTGCAGTGTGTTTTACAAATGGAAGGTCTCTGGCTACTCTGCATTGAGTAAGTTTAGGTgtaatttttccaacagcatttgcttacTTTGTGTTACGTTTGGTGTGTTACCCTGATCAGTGATCTTTAATGTTACTACTGCCAAGAAAAGATCCAACCCGCTGAAGTCTCAACCGGTGATAAGCATTATTTGGCAGTATTTTTTAAGGTATCTAACTTTTTTAGACACAGTGCTATTGCCTGTTTAATATACTATAGCATAAACATATGCACAGGAAAACACAAAAAATGTGTGACTCGCTTTGTTGTTGATAGTTGCTTTATTGCGGTGGTCTGGATCCCAGCCTGCAGTGTCTCCAAGGTATGGCTGAAATTCAGGGAGGTGAGAGCTGAGGGAGAAATCAAAACCCTTTCACTTGTGTCATCCATGATTACAGTTAGCAAAATTTAAGCAAAAGAAAACCATCAGCTTTCAATCTGGATTTCACACACTCAGTCTCAACACAAAGtagtcaataaatacttgtttattgattaaactgaattataaaaaacaaaacaaaaaaaacttcctTCTACTACTAAGCCATGCAGGCAGAATCCACAAAAGTAATAACTTCCCGGCCAAAACCCAGCCGATCCACTGTTGGTATTATGGCCTTAGAAAAATTACCCATCAGGAAAGTCATACAGTGTGCAGAGGCCAGGAACCCAGCTCTGCTAAGTCTGGGGCTGCTGCGGAGACTACCAAAGAGAAAGATTAGTCACTGTACACAAGAGCTGACCATAGTTCTTGAACTTTCTGAAAGGCAAAGTTTTGACTCAAAAGTCCATATTCTGTCAAAATGGCATCAGGCAAAAAGCTGAGGAAGAGAAGCCCAGGTGGTTCCTCCATTCATTTTTCATATGCCACGGGTTCACAAAGCTGGCCAAGCTGTTTACGGAAGGGAACACTCCAGTTCACTATATTATAGTGTGCTGGGcgttaaaaacacaaaaagaaaaacaggtgagGAGAAACAGGTGGTGTACTACCAGGCCCATCACATTTTGAGCACCTCCCAGTCTGTGAAAGCCTGTTCAAATAGGGTCACCTAGGAAAAAAACCACATTGCTTATAAATCCGTTTCCCCTCAATTTATTAAATGTTCCACttatgtacattttaaacttGAACCATTTACAAGCCTACGCGGGTTGCCTCCTTGGCTCACAGAAGGGAAACGCTGCAGAAAGCCTCAGGATGGACAGAAAGACAAGATAGTTGTGGGAAAGGTAGACCTGGATTTCTTTTGCTCCTTTTCTGTTACAGTACATTTCAGTCTACAGTCATGAGTACAtacgattaaaaaaaaatccctcatgcAAATTGTAGAAaaacttttctttccttgaagctggcagtgaaaaataaagattcatgtctttttctttgtGCACACCCCTATGTGTTTCTTCTTCAGGTCAGATTCTTCTCTAAGCgttgagagagagaggggaaagccACAGGATAAGCAGGATTTCAACAAGTGGTCTTTTTAAAGTTCAATACAACTTCTTGCAGTTAGCTGCTGGCTGGAGGACATGTGATCCCTTGAACAAGTATGCTGTCCACTTAATAGGAAGTTCGACAAAGCAGGGGCTGCCCCGTGGATTGCAGGATGAAGACCCATACACTGGGAATGGCTTCCACCCTAAGGTTCTGTGTGATCACCTCAGTACCTCTTGCTTGCTAATGACCCATGTATGATCCTTTGTCCAGAGGGATGGTGTAAGAATAGGGAAGGGGGTCAAGGATCATGAGTGCAAAGAATATTGGTTTTATTGTGGTTTTGTTGGAGGGAGGGTGGTGAGGAAAAATAATCTCATCATCTTGGATGATTAAAGGTGGTTTCATGCATTTTTAAAGCCACAATTTTATATCTAGAGTTTCTGTGGAAACCAACATCtctggagagggaaggaaagaaaggagaaggaagagagagttcAGTgggattctttttccattttcatttttatataaaagtgtTAAGACCACAATGAAAAAactttatccatatatatatataataaaccaGTTTGTGAGCTACAACGTTTGTCTTTCCCATCTTCAGAAATGTTCTCACATTGacaatggttggatagcatcatgcCCAAAGACATTGGCCAcacagtaaaacaaacaaaacccagatgTACTATGATACAGTTGAGGTAAAAGGGGaaacaaaaaatttaacattCGCccacaaaggatttttttttctttttcttgatttttgtcaGAAAAATACCAAACACagtgatttaaatttaaaaaaaagtcacaaaaaccTGTTTTTAGCAGAAGTGAATGACCAACAGGCCAGCTTATCGGCTCAGACGTGATCGCTATAGATTTTCCTAATAATCCACAAATCCACAGGGATGTATATATAAGTCAACATCAGGGGGGAGTGGtggcataaaattaaaaaatataaacccaATACCCCCACTTGGTATGCCCCTTTATCCTCTAACCCCCCTCACACTTCCCCACCCCTACTCCACACCCCTTTGTGACCCCAACACTCAAATCTCCATCAGATCTAGGTCAGCTTCTTCAAAGCCATAGAAAGACTCGGTCTCGCTTTCACCCTCAAAGAGCTGGTGAAGGCTTTCAGGCTCAATTGTCTCTTCCGGAGATGACCTGGGTCGAGGAGTGGAAGCTGAGGGTTCCTCGGACTGTTCCCCACTCAGCTTTAGCTGCTCCTCTAGGGAGGCAATTAGCTCCTCCTGCATGTCAGCGTTTCGTGTGGGTGAGTTCATGTTGCCATCAGGGCCAGGCAGAACGCTAGCCACCAGGAAGGACCGCTGAACTAGCTCTGGACAGTCCCCAATAACACCAAGCACCTCAGCCAGCCAGACCAGAACTAACTGAAGCAGAACATCAGAATCACACGCGGTATCTCCCATTTCCCGAGCCTGCTCCTTCCACTTTTTGTGCAGGAAGTTCTTGACAGTCCGCTTGATGCATACATCTAACGGCTGGATTTTGGAGCTGCAGCCTGCGGGGACGACCGCAGGCAAAGTGCTAGAGGCACTAAGCATGGCCAGCACCTCTTCCGATAAGTGAGTGCGGTGGCAGTCCATCACCAGCATGCCTTTGCTGCGCTGGCAAGCCGTGTGTTTTCGCCACACTCGGGTTGACCACAGCTCCATGATCTCATCGTCACTGTAGCCACTCTCCTTCGCCTCTAGCAAGATAGAGTCTGGCACGTTAGCAGGCTGATCCATCTGTCCTCGGTAGAAAACCAGGGTAGGGAGGACAGTGCCATCTGCCAGGATGGCCAGCACCACGTCACACCAAGGCTCCCCCGTGCCCACTGTCTGCAGGGCATTCTCCTTTCGGTCTTCACTGCTCAGTACCTCCGTATCGAGGAACAAGGAAACCTCATCAATAGCCACAATCATGGACAAGGACAAGTCCTGGTTGTGAATTTGCCGCtgtacaaattcaatgaagaGTCCTGCATTCTCTGCCACATCCTTAGGTAGAGTGTGGGCCACAGCGCGCCGTGCGTGGGGAGTCAGGTGGTGCCGTAGCATGAAACGCACAGCCCACTCGTATGAGATCTTAAATCCCCCCTCCAAGGAACGTCCTATTTTGGTGGCTTTCTGGAACAAGGTCTCCTCATTTACAGGTAGCTGTTGCTCTCGCTGGGTCAGCACCCACTCAGCCAGTTTCTCTTCTGCCTCTAAGCTCAGATACTTGCCCTCCAGACTCTCCCCCTGAGAGGCCTGGAAGCGCCGAAGCCAACGCCGGATGCGTCGCTGGGGGTTTCGGAAGTGTTCAGCTGCCTGTTCCGTGTTGCAGCATAGGGCAAACAGGACCACTCGAAGCTTCTTCACAGAAAGCTGCTCTTTCTTGCCAATGCCACTGCTACTACCACCCCCTGACGCTGGCTCAGGCTCCTGGGTGACTGGGCTCCCTTCATCCTGGTCGTCAACATTCAGACATTCGGCCTCCTCCGCAGCCAAGGGTGGAAGGGCTAAAGTCTGGAGGTgcgtgggggtgggtggtggggttGCAGTTGAGGCCGGTGACGGGAGTGCCTGGGCCACAGGAGCTGGCAGCTCTTCAGGCTCAGCTGGGGTGACTCCAGCAGACTTCACAGTGGCAGCTTTAttagaggagaaggaaggaggagggtaCAAGTTTTTCAAGTTCCGGTCGTGTGCTCGGTCACGAGTCTGGCCATGCCTAAAGGGTtagcagaaaggaagaaaaagctcagttaaattaggaaaacaaaataataatatttgtagtagtaataaagaataaacatactataaaataaaagttaaaccaTCAAACGAGTTCTGTTACCTTGAGTGAGATATCCAAGTGAGTCCTATGGGAAAtaacacaataaaaaaatgttaGCTTGGTGAAGAAACAAACCCACCTGAGACAGTTCTTGAGATTTTAACCAAAAAAGCAAATCTACTACTTTCCCAGTCTTATCTAAATCTCAAGTTAGAATGCTTCCACCCTGGTGAAGTATGTCTCAGCAGCAGATGGGTTAGGCTGGGAGCAGACGCACCTGCTCACTGTGACCTGCATCCTTAGTCCCACCTACAACCCCCATCTCTCTTACTCACCCCGTGGCAGGATGCTACTGGATCTATGAGAAGGGTTGAATACCAAATGCTTAGCCATGGCATCTCCCACAGAGGTAACAAAGGTACATGAAGTGCAGGCCAGCTTGCTTCCACTGAGAAAGAGAGTCAAGAGTATGTCAGACAAACACAGCAATGACTACTGAGAGTTAAGCTTCAAGGCTTAGTAAAGAAAAAGAGTgtccctcctttctcctctcaAATTAATGCATATGTCTATCCCCCAAAGTAATATAAGGGATTTAATGTAAAAGCTTGAACAATTAACAGTCCATCAGTAAGTTTGTCATTACCTCACAGAATTTTTAAACAAAGCCAAATACTTGGGGCTCTTCCGTGGAACATGATTGctgagaaagacaaagagaaagttGTATGAGTTACATGGTTCAGCTCACTAAACTAGAGATCACCAGCCATTGACAAGGCCTGAACAAAAGAAATGCCTCTTCAATCAATCCTAACCTCAACCCAAGCCCATCGCATTAATATTTCCTATTAATATGCAAATAGATCCTGCAGGTGGGGGGAAACCTATTAAAAGGCATAGTCTGGTTGGAGGTGGAGGGGTGGTGACCACGTCAGAGGCCATATTTCTAAGAAGCACCCTGGCCCTCGTACCACATTTTGAGTAGCACGGTTGTACAAAACCAGATTACAGACCAATGAAAGCCAAATAAAGCCGGGTCTGGCCTCTGACTCTACTAGCAAAGGTGCACAAACAGCTCCAAAAGTTGTAGGGGGAACCACCAGAAGCAGGGGAGGGAATGAAATGAGTTCTGAAGAATCTGAAATCCCAGAGAGGAACACTGGTTTAATCCTGACTCACTTGATCATGTGGTTGGCGTAAGCTCGAGAACAGCAGGTACTATAGCGACACAGAGAGCAGTGAACGTAAGTAGGGAAATGATTGGGGAAGTCTGGGATCTCAAAGCTGCACTCCAGACACGTCTGCCGGCCCATGACACTCCTGTcgagaaacaaagaaaatcttaTTACTGCCTCAGGGGTCCCCAAACCATACAGATTTAGGCAACAGAGTCTGCTTAAAAGGCTACCAGATGACACTGGCTCTCAGGAATAGCTGTGCCCACCCGGCCCCCAGCCTCCAAGAGAAGGCACTGACATTTTCCTAACAGCTCTCTTCTGGACGTTGCGCTGCACAGGGGGGTAAAGGAAGACGGGCAGAGGGTCTGCTGAGGAGGCCAGTGGTGCTGCTTCCTGCAAGCTGCCAGGAGGTCCATCACTGGAGGGTACAGGAGCAGCTCGTGGCTGCCCCCGGGAAGCCCGGATTGTCACCTGGGAGTCAAGGGAAGAAATAATTAGACACTACCTACGAAAGACCCTCAGAACACTGAAAAgctctcttcctccccttcttgGATCCGTGAAGGGAATGCCGACAAACCCCTTACCTTGGTGCCTGGTTTCAAGCCTTCCAGCTGCTTGGGTTTACGGAAGGTTTTATGGTGCTGCAGCTTGTGTTCAATTTTGTCCTTGGCAAAGAGAAACTGTAGCCGGCATTTGTTGCAGTGATAAACATTCCTcttctgaagggaaaaaaagagacagaatccTTTAAAGGTTCCCAATGAATTTTCTTCCTGAGGAGAAGGTAGATCATTGCCAATCATAgcattctttccatctttctgttGATAATTTAACagagttaaaaagaaatagacaacATTTAACACTGAACCTAATTTTCCAATCTTTATctataactttatatattttgcaaTACAGTTACAAGCCTTATTATTAGGTGGTGAGAATCATCACGTCCCATGCTCCCAGAGAAAGGTGGACTGAAAGCCAGGTTAACTAGGTCCTCAGAGCATCACCCACTGACTTGCTTTAACAGTTTGGCCGAGTGGCTTCAGCTTTACTTGCCCTATTACTATTGTTTTTAGTTtagttatcatttttatttgaagtaCTGTCAATGTTCTTTTCATCCTTGATAAAATATAAGCTTGAGACTGTCTTATTACTTTATCTTTACAGTGTGGATGGACATTGCTACTATTTctggatattatttttaaaaaatacaataaaatgtacATGGTGAAAAAAACCCCATACTTTTATTTTGTACTCCTTCATGCGCTAAGTTTACCTTCAACTGCACTCCTCAGTCCCCTTCCACAGAAACAACTTGTTACCAGCTTCCTGGGTATTCTTTCACAGATGGTCTGTGCAGATAACCATATAGCAAACTCAAATGTCTCCATTCACCAcccctgttttcctttctcttttttaacaaacaaacaaacaaaaagtacttTCCTACAcagtgctgttttttttttcccttttaacacATCAACACAGATATGCCTCCCTGAAAGGCCATTTTGAGGATTCAGTCTGCCCAGTATCGAAACAGGACACGTCTACGATTCCTTCCTAGGACAGCGAAGGCTCTGTAACATCAGCTACAGGTGGCAGTTCCTATGCTAGTATATGGAAATACACCAGTGGGGGATTACAGCAGTCACTATGTGTGAACCTAAGAAGGTGCTTACAAGCGAGAAGCCAGGgcacgcgtgcacacacgtgGATGTCACCCACTGGTGCacccatcttgttctctgttttGGTCCCTCTCTATGTACCTTCACTCGCCTCCTCTAGGGGCTCCTTTCCTGCAGCATTTTAAAACCAAGGCTTATATATTCCATCTTCAAACCa is a window of Ovis aries strain OAR_USU_Benz2616 breed Rambouillet chromosome 1, ARS-UI_Ramb_v3.0, whole genome shotgun sequence DNA encoding:
- the POGZ gene encoding pogo transposable element with ZNF domain isoform X5, encoding MADTDLFMECEEEELEPWQKISDVIEDSVVEDYNSVDKTTTVSVSQQPVSAPVPIAAHASVAGHLSTSTTVSSSGAQNSDSTKKTLVTLIANNNAGNSLVQQGGQPLILTQNPAPGLGTMVTQPVLRPVQVMQNANHVTSSPVASQPIFITTQGFPVRNVRPVQNAMNQVGIVLNVQQGQTVRPITLVPAPGTQFVKPTVGVPQVFSQMTPVRPGSTMPVRPTTNTFTTVIPATLTIRSTVPQSQSQSTKSTPSTSTTPTATQPTSLGHLAVQPPGQSSQTQNPKLVTSPIPVFDLQDGGRKICPQCNAHFRVTEALRGHMCYCCPEMVEYQKKGKSLDSEPSVPSAAKPPSPEKTAPVASTPSSTPIPALSPPTKVPEPNENVGDAVQTKLIMLVDDFYYGRDGGTVAQLTNFPKVATSFRCPHCTKRLKNNIRFMNHMKHHVELDQQNGEVDGHTICQHCYRQFSTPFQLQCHLENVHSPYESTTKCKICEWAFESEPLFLQHMKDTHKPGEMPYVCQVCQYRSSLYSEVDVHFRMIHEDTRHLLCPYCLKVFKNGSAFQQHYMRHQKRNVYHCNKCRLQFLFAKDKIEHKLQHHKTFRKPKQLEGLKPGTKVTIRASRGQPRAAPVPSSDGPPGSLQEAAPLASSADPLPVFLYPPVQRNVQKRAVRKMSVMGRQTCLECSFEIPDFPNHFPTYVHCSLCRYSTCCSRAYANHMINNHVPRKSPKYLALFKNSVSGSKLACTSCTFVTSVGDAMAKHLVFNPSHRSSSILPRGLTWISHSRHGQTRDRAHDRNLKNLYPPPSFSSNKAATVKSAGVTPAEPEELPAPVAQALPSPASTATPPPTPTHLQTLALPPLAAEEAECLNVDDQDEGSPVTQEPEPASGGGSSSGIGKKEQLSVKKLRVVLFALCCNTEQAAEHFRNPQRRIRRWLRRFQASQGESLEGKYLSLEAEEKLAEWVLTQREQQLPVNEETLFQKATKIGRSLEGGFKISYEWAVRFMLRHHLTPHARRAVAHTLPKDVAENAGLFIEFVQRQIHNQDLSLSMIVAIDEVSLFLDTEVLSSEDRKENALQTVGTGEPWCDVVLAILADGTVLPTLVFYRGQMDQPANVPDSILLEAKESGYSDDEIMELWSTRVWRKHTACQRSKGMLVMDCHRTHLSEEVLAMLSASSTLPAVVPAGCSSKIQPLDVCIKRTVKNFLHKKWKEQAREMGDTACDSDVLLQLVLVWLAEVLGVIGDCPELVQRSFLVASVLPGPDGNMNSPTRNADMQEELIASLEEQLKLSGEQSEEPSASTPRPRSSPEETIEPESLHQLFEGESETESFYGFEEADLDLMEI
- the POGZ gene encoding pogo transposable element with ZNF domain isoform X2: MADTDLFMECEEEELEPWQKISDVIEDSVVEDYNSVDKTTTVSVSQQPVSAPVPIAAHASVAGHLSTSTTVSSSGAQNSDSTKKTLVTLIANNNAGNSLVQQGGQPLILTQNPAPGLGTMVTQPVLRPVQVMQNANHVTSSPVASQPIFITTQGFPVRNVRPVQNAMNQVGIVLNVQQGQTVRPITLVPAPGTQFVKPTVGVPQVFSQMTPVRPGSTMPVRPTTNTFTTVIPATLTIRSTVPQSQSQSTKSTPSTSTTPTATQPTSLGHLAVQPPGQSSQTQNPKLVSIASFVTVKRPGVTGENSNEVAKLVNTLNTIPSLGQSPGPVVVSNNSSAHGSQRTSGPESSMKVTSPIPVFDLQDGGRKICPQCNAHFRVTEALRGHMCYCCPEMVEYQKKGKSLDSEPSVPSAAKPPSPEKTAPVASTPSSTPIPALSPPTKVPEPNENVGDAVQTKLIMLVDDFYYGRDGGTVAQLTNFPKVATSFRCPHCTKRLKNNIRFMNHMKHHVELDQQNGEVDGHTICQHCYRQFSTPFQLQCHLENVHSPYESTTKCKICEWAFESEPLFLQHMKDTHKPGEMPYVCQVCQYRSSLYSEVDVHFRMIHEDTRHLLCPYCLKVFKNGSAFQQHYMRHQKRNVYHCNKCRLQFLFAKDKIEHKLQHHKTFRKPKQLEGLKPGTKVTIRASRGQPRAAPVPSSDGPPGSLQEAAPLASSADPLPVFLYPPVQRNVQKRAVRKMSVMGRQTCLECSFEIPDFPNHFPTYVHCSLCRYSTCCSRAYANHMINNHVPRKSPKYLALFKNSVSGSKLACTSCTFVTSVGDAMAKHLVFNPSHRSSSILPRGLTWISHSRHGQTRDRAHDRNLKNLYPPPSFSSNKAATVKSAGVTPAEPEELPAPVAQALPSPASTATPPPTPTHLQTLALPPLAAEEAECLNVDDQDEGSPVTQEPEPASGGGSSSGIGKKEQLSVKKLRVVLFALCCNTEQAAEHFRNPQRRIRRWLRRFQASQGESLEGKYLSLEAEEKLAEWVLTQREQQLPVNEETLFQKATKIGRSLEGGFKISYEWAVRFMLRHHLTPHARRAVAHTLPKDVAENAGLFIEFVQRQIHNQDLSLSMIVAIDEVSLFLDTEVLSSEDRKENALQTVGTGEPWCDVVLAILADGTVLPTLVFYRGQMDQPANVPDSILLEAKESGYSDDEIMELWSTRVWRKHTACQRSKGMLVMDCHRTHLSEEVLAMLSASSTLPAVVPAGCSSKIQPLDVCIKRTVKNFLHKKWKEQAREMGDTACDSDVLLQLVLVWLAEVLGVIGDCPELVQRSFLVASVLPGPDGNMNSPTRNADMQEELIASLEEQLKLSGEQSEEPSASTPRPRSSPEETIEPESLHQLFEGESETESFYGFEEADLDLMEI